In a genomic window of Chryseobacterium sp. G0162:
- a CDS encoding DoxX family protein, protein MKKIISNFEKNSSNIYIICRILIGLFFFIAGFNKLFHPIFQGYMFNTISSIGFPFPQFTAHFTAFCECIFGLFLMLGFWTRISSVFLIIIILVALFTHDLNSIPKELNPIKEETGIYAMDPFTWLSYFLYLPQTLYLMFLTLFLFEGCTGLGIDTLRKKIHNK, encoded by the coding sequence ATGAAAAAAATAATATCAAACTTCGAAAAAAACAGCAGCAACATTTACATCATATGCAGGATTTTAATTGGTCTGTTCTTCTTTATTGCAGGATTTAATAAACTCTTTCACCCTATATTTCAGGGATACATGTTCAATACCATCAGTAGTATAGGATTTCCTTTTCCTCAGTTTACTGCCCATTTCACGGCTTTTTGTGAATGTATATTCGGTTTATTCTTAATGCTGGGTTTTTGGACACGAATAAGTTCTGTGTTTTTAATCATTATCATCCTGGTTGCTTTGTTTACCCACGATCTGAATTCAATTCCTAAGGAACTGAATCCTATTAAGGAGGAAACAGGAATCTATGCAATGGATCCTTTTACATGGCTGAGTTACTTCCTTTATCTGCCTCAGACATTATACCTGATGTTTTTGACGCTATTTCTGTTTGAAGGGTGTACAGGATTGGGGATTGACACTTTGAGGAAGAAAATTCATAACAAGTAA
- a CDS encoding bacteriocin-like protein produces MKNLKELSRENLKNIQGGYTPECVASMYSFGCQLNPGPGLTYISVPGCPGVKRYCMIEINED; encoded by the coding sequence ATGAAAAATCTAAAAGAACTTTCAAGAGAAAACCTAAAAAATATACAGGGAGGATATACTCCAGAATGTGTAGCGAGTATGTATTCTTTTGGTTGCCAGCTAAACCCAGGGCCTGGTTTAACGTATATATCTGTTCCCGGTTGTCCAGGTGTTAAACGATATTGTATGATAGAAATAAATGAGGATTAA